In the genome of Rhodothermales bacterium, the window ACGGGGGATTTCATTGAGGCCCAGGATCTCGTCGCTGGTGATCACATTCCGTTCATCAAACGGAATGTGCGGATCCCGGGTGGCCGAGGTGCCGACGGCAATGATGATCCGCTCAGCCGTGACATCCCGCGCGCTGTTGGCGCTCGCGAAGTTCATACGCACCGTGTGGTCGTCGACAAAGGTAGCGCTGGCTGTATACAGATCGATGTGATTACGCAGCAACTGGTGCCGGATGATATCGATCTCAAGCCGAATCACGTGGTCCGTACGAAAGAGTAGATCGTCGATCGTGATCTTCTCCTTGACCGAATAGGAACGCCCGTAGATATTGTGTTGCCGATAGCCGGACAGGTACATGGCGGCTTCACGGAGCGTCTTACTCGGAATCGTGCCCGTGTTGATACACACGCCGCCCACGACGCCCTTTTTCTCGATGAGTGCGACCCGTTTCTCGAGCTTCGCCGCCTGTATCGCCGCTTTCTGGCCGGATGGTCCGGACCCAATGACGATGAGATCGTAATCGTAGACGCTGGCCTTCGCTTTCATATCCTGACCGATGGTTTTCCTGGTGCGTAACGCAGTCGGAAGGGGTATCGGCAGGATGGCGGGGGCGATAACCGGCGGCCGGAACAAGAACCGGCCCCGCGGATGAGTCAGTTGACCGACACCGGCATCTTGAACAGGCTGTCGTCTACTTCGGTGTTCACTTCGATCCCGCTCATCGTCATCTTCTGGAACGGGTTGCCCCCCATCTCTACTTCCATCATGAAGGGCATCATCACGCCTTCCACAGCCCGATAATCCCCCATGTAGGTGGCCATCTGGACGCGGCCGCCCGACTGGGGGTCGATGCCTTCGCCGTCTTGCTTCACCTGGAGGTGGGTTTCGGCGTCGAGGAAGATGTGCACGAGCGACTGGTTGGGGCGATCCACTTTCAGCTTGTGCGCCGGCTTACCCCGGACGGGCTCCTCGCCGACGTATGTAACGGTATACCCACGCTCTTTGTATCCGACCAACATGCCGTCGATATCTGCCTGCTCGGCAACAGCCTTCGCCTGCTCGGCCGGCAGCACCTGAGCGGTGGGGCCCACCATCGGATTCTGCGTCCAGGCCGTCACCCCATCAGTTGCGGTGACTACCTTCATATTCATGGCAGTCACGTCGACCTCGCTCCGCATCTTCGAAGGCCGCTTCGAGTAGATGACTAGCGGCATATTCATTCCCATCATCGAAATCTCGGCTTTCATCGTCACCGTTTTCATGTTGCGAATCGCGTCCAGACCGCCGGTCGAGGCGATGTACGCGTCGACCAGGCGATCCTCCATGCTGACTTCCGTCACCACGGGCGCCGGCGTCGGTTCAACAGTGGCCGGCGTTGAGGGAGTGGGCGGACGGGTCGACGAACACGCGCTGAAGGTGAGGACGATCAGCAGGGCGAGGAGGAATTGACGAGAAGGCTGCATGTATCTTAGATGGGATGGGGTTGATGGGTCCATCGATGGGCCGGCCGGTACTACCGGTAGCCATCAAACGTGTTTGTCGGATCTACGGCGCCCCGAGAGGCAGGTTACGCCCCGATCTCCCCATCAGCGAACCAGAGGCACCACGAGCCCGACCGACAGGCGGATGTCGTTCTGCATGATCTTGTCGGTGTGATCGCCGTCCGGCAGTTCCCACCGCGTCGTCGAAATAAAATCCTCGGCCTCCAGTTGCAGGGCAAAGCCTCCGATGGGCAGCCGAAACCCGATGCCGAGCACGCCCAGACCACCCGTCGTCATGTCCAACTCATCGTACGAAGTCGCAAAAAACCCGATACCGCCGCTAAGCAACAACGCCGGCGAGGCGTTATCGCGGGCAAATACCTGCACGATGCGCGCGTTCGCCGCGAAAAACCGGGCGTCCACGCTGCCGGGGATGCCAAGCGCATCGCTCTCAAGTGCGTTGGGCGCCAGCGCGATGTCCGCCTCGATGCCGATCGCCTCGCCAAACCAATACGTCAGCTTGCCGCCAAACAGAAGGTCGACCTGGTGTTTCGCCGCCGGCGCGCCGGTGGCCAGGGCGCCGGCCTTCACGACATCGTTCATCGGAACGAGCGCGCCTACAAACGGCGTGAGGTCCAGCCGGCCCCGATAGTCCTGCGCGATCGCGGGAGCCGTGGCGCTGAAGAGAACCGCGCAGAGAATCAGGATGTTTTTCATAGGTTAGCTCATTCTTCGTACGGGCGCACGCCGCATCGAGCAGCTTCCAACGGCGGTTATCGGGTAATGATCATACGCCGCGTGGCGCGGAAGTCGTTCGATTCCAATACATAGAAATACATGCCGCTCGCTGCCGCTTCCCCGCCGTCCCCGCGGCCGTCCCACGTTACGCGATGCAAGCCAGCCTCCTGAGACTGGCCGACCAGCAAACGCACACGCTGGCCCAGGACGTTGTACACCTCGATCCGCACGGGGCCGGCCTCCGGCAGGGCGTACTCGATCGTCGTCCGCTCCGCAAACGGGTTCGGGTAACTCTGCAACAACCGGTACTCGGTCGGCGCCACCTCGAGGCGCGCTTTCTCCAGGAATGCGGCGTCCCCGACGAGCAGCTGGTAGCGAGAATAGTCGACCGTGGGCTCGAGGCGGATCGTGGATGTCGCCTTGAGGTCGTACGTACGCCCCAACACCGGGTCGATCAGCAGCGCGCCGGCGCCGATCCAGGCATCCAGTCCTTGCACGGCAAGCCGCACGGACTCGCCAGGGACGGCCTTGACTTCGACTTCAAACGACTGGCCCTCGCCCAGCTCGGCCCGTGCATCCTGCGCGAGGTATGGGTACCGGGTATCCAGCCCCTCGTTCACCAGTGTCACCCGGGTGCGCTCGAAGTAAGCCGGCGGCACAAACCGGTCAAATGCATCCGTCGCGTCGCCTGCCGCTTCGTGCACGCCCACCCGCACCGACGACAGGGTCGTCTCCCGTCCCTCGACCTCCCCGAGCAGGGCAAGATCGAGATGTTGCGTCAGATCGGGCCGGACGGCTGTCGAAGCGCCCGGCGTTACGCGCAGGTCACACGGCATGGCCAGCTGTGGCAGGTTGGTACGGTTGAAGAAGTAGTAGCCATTGTACGGTTCCATGAGATCGACCGACTCGTACTGCTGGCCGGTCCAGTCCCACAGGTCGTCGCCGGCGACGAGGCCGTTCGCCTCCCGGATCGCCTGCCAGCTCACCGGGAAGTCGTACGGATTGCCGATCATCGTCCAGCGCGCATCACTCTCCGAAGCGCCCTGGTTCAGGGGAATGCCGAAGAAGGACGACGTCGGTTGATCCAGTGGCACGGATGCGACATTTTGCTGCGGCACCGTCCAGGCGCTCGAACTGATCGCCCAGTAGCCCACCCCCGGCTCGAACTGAAACTCCGCCGCATTCTGACCGGGTTCGTACTGAACGAGATAGGTGGGATACGACGCTACCTCGCTGTTGTCGCGAAACACGCGCCAGTCGGTCCCCTCATCCTGGCCCGGGAACGTAGCCGGCAGCGCCAGATCCTGCGCCTGGCCCGGTACGCTCACCATCCGGAAGTCGCCGGACTCAGTCGCCTTCGGATACGTCAGCGTATGCGCGAGACTGATCGTCGCCGGCCAGCGCGAGAAGGAGCGGAAATCGGACGGCACGCCGGCCACACCGGCCACGCTGTTGAAGCCGATCACGCGCCAGTAGTATACCTGATCCTCGTTTAATGTGGCCAGAGCTGCCGCGAAAGGCGGGCCAGTCACGGTCTGACGCACCGGGTTGGTGAAGCCGGGGCTGATGTCGATCTCAACGATGTACTGGTCGGCCGAGGGCAGCTCGGCCCAGGTCAGCGGGAATTCGGCCAGCACACTACACGCCCCATCCGGGGTGCCGAGGGTCGGGGCGCCGCCATCTACCGTCACGACAAAGCGCGTGGAGTCCGTCAACAGCGCCGGGTCGCCCGCCGGCCTGTCATCCACATATAGTGTTACCGATGGGGTAGCGCCAACAAGCGCGCCGCCGGGCGTCCAGCTGAATTCGCCGGTTGACGGGTCGACACTCATCCCGAGTGCCACTGACGCGGCGTCCAGGCGGTAGGCCAGGGTATTTTCGGGGAGATCGGAATCGGTGGCGGTTGCCTGAACCGTGAGTGTTTGCAGCGTGATAGCGGTCTGGTCGGTAATATCGGTCAGCGCGGGGGCAACATTCACTTCATTGACCACTACCGTGAAGGTGGTCTCCGTAAACAATGCGAAGGGACTATCGTCCGTGGCGCGGAGGGTGACTTCATACGAGCCGGGGCCCTGCGCTTCGGTCGGCGTCCAGGAAATCGTGGCGCTGGTGGAATCGACGCCGGCGATGGTCATGCCAAGCGCGAGCGAGGCGGCGTCGAGCGTAAAGGTGAGGCTGTCCGGCGGCGTGTCGCCCTCGGCGCCGGTCGCGGTCAGCGCGAAGGCGACGCCTTCATCCACGACCTGGTCCGCGATGGCGTCAAGGACCGGCGGGATGCCGGACTCACCGACCTGCACCGAAATCGTCTCGGAGGCGGAGAGGGCCTGATTGCCATCATCGGTCACGGTGACGGTGACCGGATACACGCCCGGGTCGAACGACTCGTCGGGCGTCCAGCTGAACACCCCGGTCACGGGATCGATCGTCATCCCGAGCGCGAGGGCGTCGGGGTCGAGGCTGTACGTGAGGGTGTTTGCCGGCACGTCCTCGTCGGTCGCCACGGCGGTAAACGTCAGTTCCGTATTGGCCGCTACCTGTTGATCGCCGATCGGCGCCAGCACCGGCGCGGCGTTTACCTCACCCACATGGACGTCGAAGGAGATGGATGAAATAACGCCATCTACCGTCGCCACCTCGATCGTGACGGTGTAGACGCCCGGGCCCTGCGCCTCGGTAGGCGTCCACGCGAAGGCGCCCGTCGCCGGGTCGATGGTCATGCCCAGCACGAGGGACGCGGGGTCGAGGGTGAAGGCGAGGGCGCCGCCGAGCGGGTCGGACGCCGGCGCGGTGAACGCGAGCTCCTGCAGCTCATCCACAAACTGGGTATCGATAGGTCCAACTGTCGGCCTCAGGTCGATCGTGAACTCCCACACGTCGCTCCACGGCCCTTCGCCCTCATTATTGCGGGCACGGACGCGCCAGTAATAGGTGAAGGTGCGCGCCGTGTCGGCAACGGCCAGCAAATCGGCGCCGGGGAGTTCGAAGAACGGATCGTCCAGCGCGCGCGAGCGGAACGGCAGCGGTTCCTGCCCTTCTACATCGGGCGTGGTAAACACCTGGGCCTCGTAAGTGCCCACGCCGGCCACCTCACCCCATTCCAGTTGAACGGGCGGAGTCAGCGAAAAAAGGGTGTCTTGATCGGCGGGCAGAGCCAGGGCCGGCGGATCTGCCGGGGGCTGCCCCACCTGTGCAGCAGCGAGCGTCGCGGGCGCAAGCAGCGCCAGCAAACAGGCTTTCCAGAAGCGAGAAACGTGCGTTCGCGTAGGCATCGGCACAGACTAGATAGGGTTATACTCGGGTTACTCGGGACGAGGCGGGGGCAGGAACGGTGCACCTCCACTACCCGTCCGGGGGAAAATGAAGGCGGCGGCGACGCCGGCGGCAGCTGGAAGCAGGAAATACGGCCAGCGCGTGCGTTTTTTCTTGAGTGTGAGCACGGGCGCCATGTCGGGCGGCATGGCATCCATATCCCACACGAACGTGTACGCCCCGGGCACAATACCTTTACCCAGGCACGCGCCATCGCTTTCAACACATTGCGGCGCCACCGGCGTGGCCACACGGGCGCCGCCGGCATCCCGGAAGCCGAAATCCACCGTGTAGCGCCGGCTCTTGCCCTCGCGATCGGCCACATCGTAGCGCACGATCAGCGATTCCCCCTCGCGCGTCAACACAGCATCAATGTCGGCCGTCGTGGTCTCGTTGCGGATGTACAACGGCGCCAGCGCAATATCCAACCGGGTGGGCGCCTGATCGTCGATGACCGCCGAAATAGGTTCCGAAGGGATCATCATCACACATTCTTCCGGCGTCTCCGTCGGCAGACACGCGGTATTTCGCGCCGTAACGACGTACGGCGGGCGGTCGGTGCCGGTAACCTCCAGCAGGGTGGAGATCGGCGCCACGCCGATCGGGTCCCCGTTAACCAGCACTTCGGAGCCCGTGGGGGTGGTTGTCACGTCGAGCGTCCCCTTGAGGCGCTCAAGGGTGATGTCCACCACCGCCGGCTGATCGGGAGTTGTCAGGATGACGGTGCGCTCAACCGGCACATAATGCAGTCGCGAAAACGCCACGGTCACCTGGCGCTGGTCCGGCTGCCCGGGCACGGGTTGTAGCTGCCCCACCGCCACCACGCGGATATCGCCGCTGCGGTAGTCGGACTGCGCCACCCCGTTCAGGCTGAGCGCGGCATTCGACGGATCCGAGGAGATCTGGATCCGGCCGGCAAGGGGCGTCAACTCGACGATGATGGTGTCGCGCTGTACGACCTGCTCCGGCGTGACGCGGATCTCCTGCGCCTCGAACCACGCCCCGCCGATGCGGATATAGTGGTACTGCTGGGAGACGTTTACAAAATCATGCGGCGTGGCCAGCCCGACCGCCAGGCCGTCCATCTCGGTGATGGCCGCGAGCGACGGGATGCTGACGACGGCGAACGAACCCCGGCCGGCCCGGCGCAACTCGATCATCCCATCATCCACCAATTCGATGTCCAGCGAGATGTAATCGGTATCCAGATACCCGCGGGGGGTAAACATGAAGTGCTGCAAAAACGTCGCGTGGTACCGATTCGGCATCAACTGGTTGCTGGCGTCCGTCTGTGGATAGATGCGAATCTGCTCGAATGTCACTTCGGGCTCGCGCTGAGACTGCACGGCTCGCGTAAACGCGTCGGCGTACTGGCTCGCGGGGTATCGTTTTTCGGAGGCCCGGCCGGACTCCGACAATTTCGAGACGACGACAAACGCGTCGGCCAGCTCCGTGCGCAGACTCTGGTTGATCGCCTGCGCCCCGTCCTGAGCGTAAGCGGACTCCAGATCGAGCACCATATCCAGCACCTGCAACCGCGCCGCGGCGTCCGGCATGCCCTGGAACTCGCTTCTCAACGCCTCCCGCTCCAGGTTGCGCGCCGCGCTGTCGACAATCGCCACATCGGTTATTTTACCCGTGGCATCCAGGGTGAAAGCGAGCTGCGGCTGCCGTTCGACACCGTCCGTTAGCGATAACACATGGATCCCGCGCACCTCGTACACCCGGTCATCGGTCAGATGGGGCACCAGAAGGGCGCGATACAGCGGCTGGCGGGTCCGGTACTTGCCCATCGCTTCATCCACCACCTTTTGTGCGGCGTCCACGGTGATGTAGGTCGTCCGCTGGTACTTCTGCT includes:
- a CDS encoding putative Ig domain-containing protein — protein: MPTRTHVSRFWKACLLALLAPATLAAAQVGQPPADPPALALPADQDTLFSLTPPVQLEWGEVAGVGTYEAQVFTTPDVEGQEPLPFRSRALDDPFFELPGADLLAVADTARTFTYYWRVRARNNEGEGPWSDVWEFTIDLRPTVGPIDTQFVDELQELAFTAPASDPLGGALAFTLDPASLVLGMTIDPATGAFAWTPTEAQGPGVYTVTIEVATVDGVISSISFDVHVGEVNAAPVLAPIGDQQVAANTELTFTAVATDEDVPANTLTYSLDPDALALGMTIDPVTGVFSWTPDESFDPGVYPVTVTVTDDGNQALSASETISVQVGESGIPPVLDAIADQVVDEGVAFALTATGAEGDTPPDSLTFTLDAASLALGMTIAGVDSTSATISWTPTEAQGPGSYEVTLRATDDSPFALFTETTFTVVVNEVNVAPALTDITDQTAITLQTLTVQATATDSDLPENTLAYRLDAASVALGMSVDPSTGEFSWTPGGALVGATPSVTLYVDDRPAGDPALLTDSTRFVVTVDGGAPTLGTPDGACSVLAEFPLTWAELPSADQYIVEIDISPGFTNPVRQTVTGPPFAAALATLNEDQVYYWRVIGFNSVAGVAGVPSDFRSFSRWPATISLAHTLTYPKATESGDFRMVSVPGQAQDLALPATFPGQDEGTDWRVFRDNSEVASYPTYLVQYEPGQNAAEFQFEPGVGYWAISSSAWTVPQQNVASVPLDQPTSSFFGIPLNQGASESDARWTMIGNPYDFPVSWQAIREANGLVAGDDLWDWTGQQYESVDLMEPYNGYYFFNRTNLPQLAMPCDLRVTPGASTAVRPDLTQHLDLALLGEVEGRETTLSSVRVGVHEAAGDATDAFDRFVPPAYFERTRVTLVNEGLDTRYPYLAQDARAELGEGQSFEVEVKAVPGESVRLAVQGLDAWIGAGALLIDPVLGRTYDLKATSTIRLEPTVDYSRYQLLVGDAAFLEKARLEVAPTEYRLLQSYPNPFAERTTIEYALPEAGPVRIEVYNVLGQRVRLLVGQSQEAGLHRVTWDGRGDGGEAAASGMYFYVLESNDFRATRRMIITR